The Streptomyces sp. NBC_01268 genome window below encodes:
- a CDS encoding cytochrome P450, translating to MKLTRPAEQKPVDLKDFDLVDPHEHGVGDPHAIWHAMREREPVCWQQVDERLGYWSATTFEDVTKVLKDHRVFTSEHGTLLNLLGKKDPASRKQLPATDPPRHTKMRSPVQRALNSKVLERHRDQIREEANRLLAGIPEGEEFDFAEVVGQLPMAVTGTLMGLDREDWPQLTFLTSQAIAPDDPEFVMPEGGEVTLQRAHRELFAAFEQSMSRRKGEGNGDLIDVLRTMEMEDGRKLRPGEIVSNCYSLLLGANVTTPHVPNAAMVELAKDGKYADWAAHPELFDSGINEALRWSSPASHFIRYAKTDVELSGVTIRQGEPVAAWIGSANRDAGVFPDPYEFDIRRDPRNHLAFGVGPHYCVGHAVARIALHELFEELLDQFSGFEVAGEPQHLHSNFIAGMKHLPLVATRRTERLSAK from the coding sequence CGGCCGGCCGAACAGAAGCCCGTCGACCTGAAGGACTTCGACCTCGTCGACCCCCACGAGCACGGCGTGGGCGACCCGCACGCCATCTGGCACGCCATGCGCGAGCGCGAGCCCGTGTGCTGGCAGCAGGTCGACGAACGCCTGGGCTACTGGTCGGCGACCACCTTCGAGGACGTCACGAAGGTCCTGAAGGACCACCGCGTCTTCACCTCCGAGCACGGCACCCTGCTCAACCTGCTCGGCAAGAAGGACCCCGCGAGCCGCAAGCAGCTTCCGGCGACCGACCCGCCGCGCCACACCAAGATGCGCTCCCCGGTCCAGCGCGCCCTCAACAGCAAGGTCCTGGAGCGCCACCGCGACCAGATCCGCGAAGAGGCCAACCGCCTCCTCGCCGGCATCCCGGAAGGCGAGGAGTTCGACTTCGCCGAGGTCGTCGGACAGCTCCCGATGGCGGTCACCGGCACCCTCATGGGCCTCGACCGCGAGGACTGGCCGCAGCTGACCTTCCTCACCAGCCAGGCGATCGCCCCGGACGACCCGGAGTTCGTCATGCCCGAGGGCGGCGAGGTCACCCTCCAGCGCGCCCACCGCGAACTCTTCGCCGCCTTCGAGCAGTCGATGAGCCGGCGCAAGGGCGAGGGCAACGGCGACCTCATCGACGTGCTGCGCACCATGGAGATGGAGGACGGCCGCAAGCTGCGCCCGGGCGAGATCGTCTCCAACTGCTACAGCCTCCTGCTCGGCGCCAACGTCACCACCCCGCACGTCCCGAACGCGGCCATGGTCGAGCTGGCCAAGGACGGCAAGTACGCCGACTGGGCCGCCCACCCCGAGCTCTTCGACAGCGGCATCAACGAGGCGCTGCGCTGGTCCTCCCCGGCCAGCCACTTCATCCGCTACGCCAAGACGGACGTCGAACTGAGCGGGGTCACCATCCGCCAGGGCGAGCCCGTCGCCGCCTGGATCGGCTCGGCCAACCGGGACGCCGGGGTCTTCCCCGACCCGTACGAGTTCGACATCCGCCGCGACCCCCGCAACCACCTGGCCTTCGGCGTCGGCCCGCACTACTGCGTCGGCCACGCGGTCGCCCGGATCGCGCTGCACGAGCTGTTCGAGGAACTCCTCGACCAGTTCTCCGGGTTCGAGGTCGCGGGCGAGCCGCAGCACCTGCACTCGAACTTCATCGCGGGCATGAAGCACCTCCCGCTCGTGGCGACCAGGCGCACCGAGAGGCTGTCGGCGAAATGA
- a CDS encoding branched-chain amino acid aminotransferase, whose protein sequence is MTQVTVAAPGAPAGAAAPAFDRIPHPAPASPERVAEVLADPGFGKYVTDHMVTIEHTREQGWHGASVRPYEALALAPTASVLHYGQAIFEGLKVYRQPDGSVAAFRPDANARRFQASARRLAMPELPEELFLESMRELLARDARWVPEGAGRSLYLRPLMIATSTELTVAAATEYLYVLMAMPAGSYFTGGVKPVSVWLSEDHVRAAAGGTGAVKAAANYAGTLAPQRLAAEHGCDQVVWLDAVERRWVEEMGAMNLFFVFGSGPTARLVTPQLSGSLLPGVTRDSILTLARDLGYGVEERRVSVEEWEKAAESGELTEVFACGTAATITPVGTVKHAAGEFLVNGGAPGPVAQRVRDHLVALHEGVTEDRHGWLYRLT, encoded by the coding sequence ATGACCCAGGTGACCGTCGCCGCGCCCGGCGCGCCCGCCGGAGCCGCGGCACCGGCCTTCGACCGGATCCCGCACCCCGCACCGGCGAGCCCGGAGCGGGTCGCCGAGGTCCTCGCCGACCCGGGGTTCGGCAAGTACGTCACCGACCACATGGTGACCATCGAGCACACCCGCGAGCAGGGCTGGCACGGCGCGTCCGTCCGCCCCTACGAGGCACTGGCGCTCGCGCCCACCGCCTCCGTCCTGCACTACGGGCAGGCCATCTTCGAGGGCCTCAAGGTGTACCGGCAGCCCGACGGCTCGGTGGCGGCCTTCCGCCCGGACGCCAACGCGCGCCGCTTCCAGGCGTCCGCCCGGCGCCTGGCGATGCCGGAACTGCCCGAGGAGCTGTTCCTGGAGTCGATGCGGGAGCTGCTCGCCCGGGACGCGCGCTGGGTGCCCGAAGGCGCCGGTCGCTCGCTCTACCTGCGCCCGCTGATGATCGCCACCTCCACCGAGCTGACGGTGGCGGCGGCGACCGAGTACCTGTACGTCCTCATGGCGATGCCCGCCGGCTCGTACTTCACCGGCGGCGTCAAGCCGGTCAGCGTCTGGCTGTCCGAGGACCACGTCCGGGCCGCGGCCGGCGGCACGGGCGCGGTGAAGGCCGCCGCCAACTACGCCGGGACGCTCGCCCCGCAGCGCCTGGCCGCCGAGCACGGCTGCGACCAGGTCGTCTGGCTGGACGCGGTGGAGCGGCGCTGGGTGGAGGAGATGGGGGCGATGAACCTCTTCTTCGTCTTCGGCTCCGGCCCCACCGCCCGCCTGGTCACCCCGCAGCTCAGCGGCTCGCTGCTGCCCGGCGTCACCCGCGACTCGATCCTCACGCTGGCCCGGGACCTCGGGTACGGGGTGGAGGAGCGGCGGGTCTCCGTCGAGGAGTGGGAGAAGGCGGCGGAGTCCGGCGAGCTCACCGAGGTCTTCGCCTGCGGCACCGCCGCGACGATCACCCCGGTCGGCACGGTCAAGCACGCGGCCGGCGAGTTCCTCGTCAACGGCGGCGCGCCGGGACCGGTCGCCCAGCGCGTGCGGGACCACCTGGTGGCGCTGCACGAGGGCGTGACCGAGGACCGGCACGGGTGGCTGTACCGGCTGACGTGA
- a CDS encoding NAD(P)/FAD-dependent oxidoreductase produces MSTINGGISFWYAQEGAPAPREPLPGDATADVCIVGGGYTGLWTAYYLKKAVPFLNITVLEAKFCGYGASGRNGGWLYNGIAGRDRYAKLHGHDAAVRLQHAMNATVTEVIDVCAAEGIDADLHRGGVLEVALSPAQLARLKDFHAGELAFGEKDRELYGARGTAERIRVAGAVGSSWTPHGARLHPVKLVKGLADAVEALGVTIHESTPVTEIRPKHAVTPYGTVRAPYVLRCTEGFTASLAGQRRTWLPMNSSMIATEPLSDAQWESIGWNGLETLGDMAHAYMYAQRTADGRIALGGRGVPYRFGSKTDNDGRTQPQTIEALREILVRFFPQLAGVGIEHAWSGVLGVPRDWCATVTLDRSTGLGWAGGYVGSGVATTNLAARTLRDLIQQDSGQSGATELTELPWVNHKVRKWEPEPLRWLGVQTMYAAFRGADRREATGHSAATDPVATFANRVSGR; encoded by the coding sequence ATGAGCACGATCAACGGCGGGATCTCGTTCTGGTACGCCCAGGAGGGCGCCCCCGCGCCCCGCGAACCGCTGCCCGGCGACGCCACCGCCGACGTCTGCATCGTCGGCGGCGGGTACACCGGCCTGTGGACCGCGTACTACCTCAAGAAGGCCGTCCCCTTCCTGAACATCACCGTCCTCGAGGCCAAGTTCTGCGGCTACGGCGCCTCCGGCCGCAACGGTGGCTGGCTCTACAACGGGATCGCCGGCCGCGACCGCTACGCCAAGCTGCACGGCCACGACGCCGCCGTCCGCCTCCAGCACGCCATGAACGCCACCGTCACCGAGGTCATCGACGTCTGCGCCGCCGAGGGCATCGACGCCGACCTGCACCGCGGCGGCGTCCTGGAGGTCGCCCTCTCCCCCGCCCAGCTCGCCCGCCTCAAGGACTTCCACGCCGGCGAGCTCGCCTTCGGCGAGAAGGACCGGGAGCTGTACGGGGCGCGCGGGACCGCCGAGCGGATCCGGGTCGCCGGGGCCGTCGGGTCCAGCTGGACGCCGCACGGCGCACGGCTCCACCCGGTCAAGCTGGTCAAGGGGCTCGCCGACGCCGTGGAGGCGCTGGGCGTCACGATCCACGAGTCCACCCCGGTCACCGAGATCCGCCCGAAGCACGCCGTCACCCCGTACGGCACGGTCCGCGCCCCGTACGTGCTGCGCTGCACCGAGGGCTTCACCGCTTCCCTCGCCGGGCAGCGCCGCACCTGGCTCCCGATGAACTCCTCCATGATCGCCACCGAGCCGCTGAGCGACGCCCAGTGGGAGTCCATCGGCTGGAACGGCCTGGAGACCCTCGGCGACATGGCGCACGCCTACATGTACGCCCAGCGCACCGCCGACGGGCGGATCGCGCTCGGCGGGCGGGGCGTCCCCTACCGCTTCGGGTCGAAGACCGACAACGACGGGCGCACCCAGCCGCAGACCATCGAGGCCCTGCGCGAGATCCTGGTGCGCTTCTTCCCGCAGCTCGCCGGGGTCGGGATCGAGCACGCCTGGTCCGGCGTCCTCGGCGTGCCCCGCGACTGGTGCGCCACCGTCACCCTGGACCGCTCCACCGGCCTCGGCTGGGCCGGCGGCTACGTCGGCTCCGGCGTCGCCACCACCAACCTCGCCGCCCGCACGCTGCGCGACCTCATCCAGCAGGACTCCGGCCAGTCGGGCGCCACCGAGCTGACCGAGCTGCCCTGGGTCAACCACAAGGTGCGCAAGTGGGAGCCCGAGCCGCTGCGCTGGCTCGGGGTCCAGACGATGTACGCGGCCTTCCGCGGCGCCGACCGGCGCGAGGCCACCGGGCACAGCGCCGCCACCGACCCGGTGGCCACCTTCGCCAACCGGGTCAGCGGGCGCTGA
- a CDS encoding DsbA family protein — translation MRVRGTRRAVAAVLAVAAIGLAGTACSQGSGRASAAVEASAPERAQALSALPAAVDGPRIVVGQPKAPHTVTVFVDPRCSYCAKFEEAAGTVLADEAASGKVRVEYVIASFLDARTGGTASARAANALRAAAEAGPGKFATYQAALFASRPSESSKDAYSPDHLLEIADQVPGLRGAAFDEAVRENTYEEWVGAAEKAFEDAGVGGTPTVLVDGEPLPAGNGLYDAHRFSEALRDAGV, via the coding sequence ATGCGTGTACGCGGGACCCGGCGGGCGGTCGCGGCGGTGCTGGCCGTCGCCGCCATCGGCCTTGCGGGAACGGCCTGTTCGCAGGGTTCGGGCCGGGCGTCGGCCGCCGTGGAGGCGAGCGCGCCGGAACGCGCCCAGGCCCTGTCGGCCCTTCCGGCGGCCGTCGACGGCCCGCGCATCGTGGTCGGACAGCCGAAGGCCCCGCACACCGTGACGGTTTTCGTCGATCCGCGCTGCAGCTACTGCGCGAAGTTCGAGGAGGCCGCCGGAACGGTCCTCGCGGACGAGGCGGCGTCCGGGAAGGTGCGGGTCGAGTACGTGATCGCGTCGTTCCTGGACGCGCGCACGGGCGGCACGGCGTCGGCGCGGGCGGCGAACGCGCTGCGGGCGGCGGCGGAGGCGGGCCCGGGGAAGTTCGCGACGTACCAGGCGGCCCTGTTCGCGAGCCGGCCCTCGGAATCGTCGAAGGACGCCTACTCCCCGGACCACCTCCTGGAGATCGCCGACCAGGTGCCGGGGCTGCGGGGCGCGGCGTTCGACGAGGCGGTCCGGGAGAACACGTACGAGGAGTGGGTGGGCGCCGCGGAGAAGGCCTTCGAGGACGCGGGCGTGGGCGGCACCCCCACCGTGCTGGTCGACGGCGAGCCGCTCCCCGCGGGCAACGGCCTCTACGACGCCCACCGATTCTCGGAGGCGCTGCGCGACGCCGGTGTCTAG
- a CDS encoding aminoglycoside phosphotransferase family protein has product MIHVPEELAASQAKYNGAAGRAFVAALPALTETFLDRWDLDVTGEAMHGVASLVLPVRKAGTPAVLKLQLLDEESEGEAEALRVWNGDGSVRLLDHDPETGTMLLERAGPPPHPPTHLSTHPDPREAVRVLADLLATLTSPQAPAGLRTLSAVATRMLADTPAAAARLAPDDAALLTTCAAAVRDVLPEPGDRLLHWDLHYDNILAAERAPWLSIDPKPLSGDPGFDLLPALTDLWNPDPAETLWRFDLLTDRLDLDRTRARAWTLGRVLQNALWDVEDGEPSLAPNQVSIARTLLTRGS; this is encoded by the coding sequence GTGATCCACGTACCCGAGGAACTGGCTGCGTCGCAGGCGAAGTACAACGGGGCGGCGGGCCGCGCGTTCGTCGCCGCGCTGCCGGCCCTGACGGAGACCTTCCTGGACCGCTGGGACCTGGACGTGACGGGCGAGGCGATGCACGGCGTGGCGTCCCTCGTCCTCCCCGTCCGCAAGGCCGGCACCCCCGCGGTCCTCAAGCTGCAGCTCCTGGACGAGGAGAGCGAGGGCGAGGCGGAAGCCCTGCGCGTGTGGAACGGCGACGGCTCGGTCCGCCTCCTGGACCACGACCCCGAGACGGGCACGATGCTCCTGGAACGCGCCGGTCCGCCGCCGCACCCGCCCACCCACCTGTCGACCCACCCGGACCCCCGGGAGGCGGTCCGCGTCCTGGCCGACCTCCTGGCCACCCTCACCTCCCCCCAGGCCCCGGCGGGCCTCCGCACCCTGTCCGCGGTGGCGACCCGCATGCTGGCGGACACACCCGCCGCGGCGGCGCGGCTGGCCCCCGACGACGCGGCCCTCCTCACCACCTGCGCGGCGGCGGTACGGGACGTCCTCCCCGAACCGGGCGACCGCCTCCTCCACTGGGACCTGCACTACGACAACATCCTGGCCGCCGAACGCGCCCCCTGGCTGTCCATCGACCCGAAGCCCCTCTCCGGCGACCCCGGCTTCGACCTGCTCCCCGCCCTCACGGACCTGTGGAACCCGGACCCGGCGGAGACCCTGTGGCGCTTCGACCTCCTCACCGACCGCCTGGACCTGGACCGGACCCGCGCCCGCGCCTGGACGCTGGGCCGGGTGCTGCAGAACGCCCTGTGGGACGTGGAGGACGGCGAACCGTCCCTCGCCCCGAACCAGGTCTCCATCGCCCGGACCCTCCTGACGAGGGGCTCCTGA
- a CDS encoding GNAT family N-acetyltransferase, whose product MIRTATPADVPVIHRLIRDLAEYEKALDEARATEAQLHEALFGDRPAAYAHIAETPEGEPAGFALWFLNFSTWRGVHGIYLEDLYVRPDLRGGGHGKALLAELARICVERGYERLEWSVLNWNAPSIAFYESLGARPQDEWTVYRLTDGALAELGRTSGA is encoded by the coding sequence ATGATCCGCACCGCGACCCCCGCCGACGTCCCCGTCATCCACCGCCTGATCCGCGACCTCGCGGAGTACGAGAAGGCCCTCGACGAGGCCCGCGCCACCGAGGCCCAGCTCCACGAGGCCCTCTTCGGCGACCGCCCCGCCGCCTACGCCCACATCGCCGAGACCCCCGAGGGCGAGCCCGCCGGCTTCGCCCTCTGGTTCCTCAACTTCTCCACCTGGCGCGGCGTCCACGGCATCTACCTGGAGGACCTGTACGTCCGCCCCGACCTGCGCGGCGGCGGCCACGGCAAGGCCCTCCTCGCCGAACTGGCCCGCATCTGCGTGGAACGCGGCTACGAGCGCCTCGAATGGTCCGTCCTCAACTGGAACGCCCCGTCGATCGCCTTCTACGAGTCCCTCGGCGCCCGCCCCCAGGACGAGTGGACGGTCTACCGCCTGACGGACGGGGCGCTGGCGGAGCTGGGACGCACGTCCGGGGCGTAG
- a CDS encoding methyltransferase yields MAQELSAAERIALRGLLGAVAKEPVGHLSSEWEEAAWAVPRHRFLPERIYLGDDLEPCDRTETPETWLQAAYADAPVVTQVNDGHDPGDADRWPSSSASEPSIVFRMLDMLDLADGHRVLEIGTGTGWNAGLLAHRLGGENVTTVEWDPALADAGAACLRRLGLGPAVITGDGALGHPSGGPYDRVEATCSVRSVPRAWVEQTKPGGIILVPWESPWFCYGLLRLEAGAHGDASGVFAPHSAFMLMRHQRTDLRIFRDVVRDGHRPEESWTVLPPQAVAGRDWSAQFALGLRLRDVWRTWQDDPGVDGVASRLWVATTDARSWAAVDRDGRSEDRFTVWQYGPRRLWNEVEAAYAWWFRQGRPGPGRYGLTTTPEGERVWLDHPDRPLPGPTAG; encoded by the coding sequence ATGGCGCAGGAACTCTCGGCGGCGGAGCGGATCGCCCTGCGGGGTCTGCTCGGCGCGGTGGCCAAGGAACCGGTAGGGCACCTGAGTTCGGAGTGGGAGGAGGCGGCCTGGGCCGTTCCGCGCCACCGGTTCCTCCCTGAACGCATCTACCTCGGTGACGACCTGGAGCCGTGCGACAGGACGGAGACCCCGGAGACGTGGCTCCAGGCCGCGTACGCCGACGCCCCCGTGGTGACCCAGGTCAACGACGGGCACGACCCCGGCGACGCGGACCGGTGGCCCTCGTCGTCCGCGTCCGAGCCGTCCATCGTGTTCCGCATGCTCGACATGCTGGACCTGGCCGACGGCCACCGGGTCCTTGAGATCGGTACCGGCACCGGCTGGAACGCCGGGCTCCTGGCCCACCGGCTGGGCGGGGAGAACGTGACCACGGTGGAGTGGGATCCGGCCCTGGCGGACGCCGGGGCGGCGTGTCTGCGGAGGCTGGGTCTGGGGCCTGCTGTCATCACCGGGGACGGGGCCCTGGGGCACCCCTCGGGCGGTCCGTACGATCGCGTGGAGGCCACCTGTTCCGTACGGTCCGTTCCCCGGGCGTGGGTGGAGCAGACGAAACCCGGCGGGATCATCCTCGTGCCGTGGGAATCGCCCTGGTTCTGCTACGGCCTGCTCCGGCTGGAGGCGGGCGCCCACGGTGACGCCTCCGGCGTGTTCGCACCCCACTCCGCGTTCATGCTCATGCGTCATCAGCGCACGGACCTGCGGATCTTCCGGGACGTCGTCCGCGACGGACACCGCCCCGAGGAGTCATGGACCGTGCTCCCGCCGCAGGCCGTCGCGGGCCGCGACTGGAGCGCTCAGTTCGCTCTCGGTCTCCGGCTCCGAGACGTGTGGCGCACCTGGCAGGACGACCCCGGTGTGGACGGGGTGGCCTCCAGGCTCTGGGTCGCGACCACCGACGCCAGGTCGTGGGCGGCCGTGGACCGGGACGGACGGTCGGAGGACCGGTTCACCGTGTGGCAGTACGGCCCCCGCCGCCTCTGGAACGAGGTGGAGGCCGCATACGCCTGGTGGTTTCGGCAGGGCCGCCCCGGTCCCGGGCGGTACGGGCTGACGACGACACCTGAAGGTGAGCGCGTCTGGCTGGACCACCCGGACCGTCCCCTCCCCGGACCCACCGCCGGCTGA
- a CDS encoding DUF6879 family protein has product MARQLRFTGTDSKIDGCPALHTDVGTGEIIVQGTPITDPEDLAQLRHFGPDEAAVAVPRELLVNWGPKERERVPELVDRETFRRLFATFEHTAWRLETRRGYASDREDPDYQAFLATGSSPCDPDEPWFVNIRAQVDAGKTVGRVRIADRPPTTEQLFLLDYARHNAASGEDIRYLWREDAAGLPAEDFWIFDSRIVALLRFDDEDNMLGIELITEPAEVVRYCVARDAATHHAVPYERFAAQVAAAG; this is encoded by the coding sequence ATGGCTCGTCAGTTGCGCTTCACCGGTACCGACAGCAAGATCGACGGTTGCCCCGCCCTGCACACGGACGTGGGAACCGGCGAGATCATCGTTCAGGGCACGCCGATCACCGACCCGGAAGACCTCGCGCAGCTCCGGCACTTCGGGCCGGACGAGGCGGCGGTGGCCGTCCCGCGCGAACTGCTCGTGAACTGGGGACCGAAGGAGAGGGAGCGCGTGCCGGAGCTGGTCGACCGGGAGACCTTCCGGCGTCTCTTCGCGACCTTCGAGCACACCGCCTGGCGTCTGGAGACGCGGCGCGGCTACGCGTCGGACCGGGAGGACCCCGACTACCAGGCGTTCCTGGCCACCGGCTCCTCGCCCTGTGACCCCGACGAGCCCTGGTTCGTCAACATCCGCGCCCAGGTGGACGCCGGCAAGACCGTGGGCCGCGTCCGCATCGCCGACCGCCCGCCGACCACGGAGCAGCTGTTCCTGCTCGACTACGCCCGGCACAACGCCGCGTCCGGCGAGGACATCCGCTACCTGTGGCGCGAGGACGCGGCCGGACTGCCCGCCGAGGACTTCTGGATCTTCGACTCGCGGATCGTGGCCCTGCTCCGCTTCGACGACGAGGACAACATGCTCGGTATCGAGCTGATCACGGAACCCGCCGAGGTCGTCCGCTACTGCGTCGCCCGTGACGCGGCCACGCACCACGCCGTGCCGTACGAGCGGTTCGCAGCGCAGGTGGCTGCGGCCGGGTGA
- a CDS encoding helix-turn-helix domain-containing protein: MSTDYQQAREALGARLRELRSTCPAGRLTGRQLAQRLGWQGSKVSKLENGKQTASPEDLRAWADATEQPDVYPELAARLAGFESHIRSWRRSLANGFKPMHEGLTAEIDRTSEIWVWEEAVVPGLMQTPEYARHVIQRYAELLGVAKGVEDAVRTRARRQEWLYRPGRKLRVLVWEAALRSLICPPSVLAAQLDRLTGMVGMDTVELGIVPFTVPVKIVPANGFWVLGDRLVVAEDWHAELWLDDADNVALYKKVWKTLRESAVYGADAHNVINSARRALGPR, encoded by the coding sequence GTGAGCACGGACTACCAGCAGGCCCGGGAAGCGTTGGGGGCGCGTCTTCGCGAACTTCGCTCCACGTGTCCTGCCGGCCGGCTCACGGGTCGACAGCTCGCACAGCGGCTCGGCTGGCAGGGGTCCAAGGTCAGCAAGCTGGAGAACGGGAAGCAGACGGCCTCCCCCGAGGACCTGCGGGCATGGGCCGACGCGACCGAACAGCCGGACGTGTACCCCGAGCTGGCCGCCCGCCTGGCCGGGTTCGAGTCCCACATCAGATCGTGGCGCAGATCGCTGGCGAACGGCTTCAAGCCGATGCACGAGGGGCTGACCGCCGAGATCGACCGCACCTCGGAGATCTGGGTGTGGGAAGAGGCGGTGGTTCCTGGATTGATGCAGACCCCCGAGTACGCGCGCCATGTCATCCAGCGGTACGCGGAGCTGCTGGGAGTGGCCAAGGGGGTCGAGGACGCCGTACGGACGAGGGCCCGGCGTCAGGAGTGGCTGTACCGGCCCGGCAGGAAGCTGCGCGTGCTGGTGTGGGAGGCCGCGTTGCGCTCGCTGATCTGCCCGCCCTCCGTGCTGGCCGCCCAGCTCGACCGTCTGACCGGCATGGTCGGCATGGACACGGTCGAGCTGGGCATCGTGCCGTTCACGGTGCCGGTGAAGATCGTGCCCGCCAACGGCTTCTGGGTCCTGGGGGACCGCCTGGTCGTCGCCGAGGACTGGCACGCCGAGCTGTGGCTGGACGACGCCGACAACGTCGCCCTGTACAAGAAGGTCTGGAAGACCCTTCGGGAGTCGGCGGTGTACGGAGCCGACGCCCACAACGTCATCAACTCGGCGCGGCGTGCCCTGGGCCCGCGCTGA
- a CDS encoding zinc-binding dehydrogenase: protein MHAIRLHAYGPAENLTYEQTPDPVPGPGQVRIKVAAAGVHLLDTALREGMPGPFPAPVDLPTVPGREVAGTVDALGEGTDPAWLGKRVVAHIGMAPGGYAELTVTEAARLHELPDHLGEAEAVAMIGTGRTALGILQFTELGPESVAIVPAAAGGIGTLLVQYAKNAGATVIGLAGGPEKVALVRANGADLAVDYKRADWPEKVRAYLDGRTATVVFDSVGGATGRAAVDLLGKGGRHVVFGWSGQGVHDGEPLTFTAEELAARGITSEGVLGPVMIRKAGGDVRNLELAALRAATTGTLRPAVHRFPLAEAARAHQALETRGTTGKVVLIP, encoded by the coding sequence ATGCACGCCATCCGCCTCCACGCCTACGGCCCCGCCGAGAACCTGACGTACGAGCAGACCCCCGACCCCGTCCCCGGCCCCGGCCAGGTCCGGATCAAGGTCGCGGCGGCCGGCGTGCACCTCCTCGACACGGCCCTGCGCGAGGGCATGCCGGGCCCGTTCCCCGCCCCCGTCGACCTGCCCACGGTCCCCGGCCGCGAGGTGGCCGGCACGGTGGACGCGCTCGGCGAGGGCACGGACCCGGCCTGGCTGGGCAAGCGGGTCGTGGCCCACATCGGGATGGCGCCCGGCGGGTACGCCGAACTCACCGTCACCGAGGCCGCCCGGCTGCACGAGCTCCCCGACCACCTGGGCGAGGCGGAGGCGGTGGCCATGATCGGCACGGGCCGTACGGCGCTGGGGATCCTGCAGTTCACGGAGCTCGGCCCCGAGTCGGTCGCGATCGTGCCGGCCGCGGCGGGCGGCATCGGCACGCTGCTCGTGCAGTACGCGAAGAACGCGGGCGCGACCGTCATCGGGCTCGCGGGCGGCCCGGAGAAGGTGGCGCTGGTCCGCGCGAACGGCGCGGACCTGGCGGTCGACTACAAGCGGGCGGACTGGCCGGAGAAGGTCCGGGCCTACCTGGACGGGCGCACCGCGACGGTCGTCTTCGACTCGGTCGGCGGCGCCACCGGCCGCGCGGCGGTGGACCTGCTGGGCAAGGGCGGCCGGCACGTGGTCTTCGGCTGGTCCGGCCAGGGCGTCCACGACGGGGAGCCGCTCACGTTCACGGCCGAGGAGCTCGCGGCGCGCGGCATCACGTCGGAGGGCGTCCTGGGCCCGGTCATGATCCGGAAGGCGGGCGGCGACGTCCGCAACCTCGAACTCGCCGCCCTCCGGGCCGCCACGACCGGCACCCTGCGCCCCGCCGTGCACCGCTTCCCCCTCGCGGAGGCCGCACGGGCGCACCAGGCGCTGGAGACGAGGGGCACGACGGGCAAGGTGGTCCTGATCCCGTAG